Genomic window (Helianthus annuus cultivar XRQ/B chromosome 3, HanXRQr2.0-SUNRISE, whole genome shotgun sequence):
CTCTACTCTTGGTCAAAATTTAAGTGGTATTTTAGATAATATAAGGTTGAAGAAGTTAACCTTCCTGTAAAGATTTCCAGTGGGTTCCCACCCTTTGACTCTGCGACAACGACTGCAGTTACATATATCTCTACATACGGGACAAACCCAATCTGGGTTTGCATTTGCTTCTAGAACATTCTCTCCATATCTGCACAGAAAACCAGCATGCATGCTTATAGTCGATAAATATAGTTCAAGTGACAAGAGGACTAAACTAGAACAAGCAAAATATCACTTAATTTTGTAGTTAACCTCATGAACAAGCAATCACCACAGAACTGCCCTTGAACACTTGTACACTTGCGGCATTTCGTACGTTGACCTACCGTTTTCTGCCTGCAAAATATCAATTAATGGCCGATTAAATATACAACATTCATTAAACAAACTCATAAAAACCATCAAGAGTATACATATGGCAATGGGTTAAAGAACTTCATTGGCATCTTTGTTAGGTTTAACAACAATTATGCATACCTGCATTGATGGCAGCTCTTTCCTTCAAACGCGTCATAAATGCGATTCCCCTCATCATCATACCCATCCACCGCAAGCTTCCAGGTTTCTTTGTGGTCACCCAACAGCTTTTCATGCTCTTCAGTATAAACCTCGGGTTTTGAGCCTTCCTTTATTACAATTACGACATTCTTGACAACCTTTTCTTTTGGATCGCGCTTCTCTACATAGCTAACAGTGGGCAAGACCTTTATCCTATATAATGTTACGAAAAGTTCAGAAGCAAATAAGATGAAGCCAATTAGGGAAAACGTCATACCCTATTAAAACAAAATCATGGCATTTAATGATAGTTTTGAATGTCAAAGTAATTACCAACTAAGACGATTATCACGGGTCAAAAAAAAGTCAAACAATTCAAAAGAACTCCCAACAAAGATGATTTATCTTTTTTGAACAGCAAATTTATAAACCATAGCACAAAGGGGCCAGCAAGAAACTGGAAATCTCGGAACATTAAAATCGCACCATCTCGACCAATTTAGAGCATTTAAAAAGGACCTATATCCGACCCAAAGGGAATCTTCGTTGATCTGTCGACAACTTTATCTAAGATAATTATCACAGGTAAAACATAACAAGTCAAAATAACTACCAACCAAGATGATTATCACATGTCAAAAAATGTCAAGCAAATCAAAATAACTCCGAACTAAAATGATCATCACATgtcaaaaaaaaaagtcaaacaaATCAAAATAACTCCCAAATAATATAATTATCACAGGTCAAAAAAAAAGTCAAGCAAGTCAAAATAACTCCCAACTAAGATGATTATCAGAGGTCAAAAAAATTCAAACAAGTCAAATTAACTACCCACGTAATGCTAGTCGAATCCGTATGCCCAAACCACATAAGTTAAGCTAAGCAGCTAAATTGATTCTACAGGTCAAACTAGTCAAAACAACTACCAACTAAGATGATTATGACAGGTAAAAAAAAagtcaaacaagtaaaaataactCAATTTGATCCCTTTTCAAAAAATACCCAATTTTTAACCCATCATCCATTTTGATCTGTCAACAAATCCAACCCTATACACCTTAATTTCATCCAAACAAGCATAAACCAtatacacatttagtagatttgatAACATTAAAACCTAAAAAACCCTAATCGGTAACATAACAAGATACATACAGTAACAAATTACTTATTATTATGACAAAACTTAACCTAAAAAGTAAAAACCCTAAGGGAATTCAAGTATACCTAGAAGATCGTCTGGGAGAACCAGACAAGGGTTTGGGTTTGGGAGGACGAtcggttttgggtttggggggagGTTTGAGTTTACGAGAAAGCTCAAGAATGCCGAGTGTTTGCATCCGTTGAAGGTTCTGCTTTATTCTTTCTTCTCGAGACTGCTCATACTCTGCCACTCCACCTTCTTTGTCCTGCTCAATCCCGCCCTTTTTGTCTCTTCGTATCGTTTTGCTCACCATTTTCAGCCGATTGTGTGCTCCTGCGAGGTGGAAATGAACTGTGTGGAGAATGTCTAGGGTTTTGAGTCCATGTGTTGGAATGTGATTGGCGTGTATTGTTATTGGCGGGAACCTGTTCTTGGTGTTTATTTGGGTCGGGTTGGGATGGATCTGACCAGTAGATCTAGATTGAAACGGATTTGAAAAATAGAAGGCGAATAACAACACTAGTATTAACACCTCTACATATTGAACCGGATTTGAAAAATAGAAGGCGAATAACAACACTAGTATGAACACCTCTAGGTGAATAACGTAGTGGTATAGTGGTTGGGGTAAAACACTTGTAGAATGCAGAGGTTTGATCCATCTTTTCTTCTTCAGATGTTTGCAGATGTGATCCGCATACTGCAGATGTTGTCCGCATACTGCAGatgttttacctctgaaaaaacaaacagtacCTTAGTGTTCCTTGTGACCCACGTTCGACTTCCACTATCCCCATTATTTTCTGCAGCATCtaggtgaagggcgaatacgaGTGGCGTCGGCTCGTCTTGGATGGGAGGTgtggttttaccgattattccactgttgtgccttcgggcgggtggaggtcgggtttccgcacatctgggagagccaaggggccggtggcggtcgagtagtcgacttTGGCCACAACGTCTGGTGTCACAGTGGTTGGCACGTCGTTCCTTGCCGTTCAAAATAAAAACACCTCTACGTTCGACGAGACATAAAACCATGGAAAAACTAAGGTTGGCGTGTTATCATGAACGTGCGCGTTGATAACATATGTAACTTTTATATAAGAAAAACATAACATTGACATTAATCAAGCCTACGCTATGGTTCATATGAAGATGATGTATTGGACTTTGAATTACCTAATATAGACGGTGACGTATGACGTTCTAGGGAACCCGATTATTATTACAACTGGTGTGACTTCCACACGCTATGCGGCGAAAACTCAATCGGTAGGTTTTCTACGGTACCGGCACTTGATACGTGCTCGAAAGTCTGGTGTTACACATATCTTGTAATGCATCGCTTTTCTAACTTTCCTCATTTAACAACTATTAATTGTACTTTCTATTCATGGAAACTTATATCCCCTTTGTATCCGTCTTCTATTTCAATCATTTTAATCCGAGACTTGATTCATAATGAAAACTCAATCTTTCATACACTTGTGTTATCCATAATATGTAAATACTTgttagggtgggagttggctacaaagtccatttttcctacaaagtgtacaaagtcataaaacaccacaatttcagttataaaacacactcaaaacccacgaATAACAAAGTggagattactaaaacaccatatttgtgggttttatgttgtgttttggatgataaggctttgattatcgaatgagtaacattagtgtgttttatattgattatcatgttgtgttttatattcatagttctacgatggtgtgtttgaagatTTTATGGACTgatagggtttggatattgtgttttagtgatcttcactttgttattcatgggttttgagtgtgttttatggctgaaattgtggtgttttatgactttgtacactttgtaggaaaaatagactttgtagccgaaccccacccatACTTGTTAAACATTCGTGATACATGCATACTTGATACATTTTATACGCAAATGCATACTTGTTATTACATGCAAAATTCACTTATACATTCATTTATTTATGCATTACACTTATACATTACACTTACAtgtttataaagcttaaaaccaaTAAAATACGCAAAATAGAATTTCGAACATAAGGGATTGGTCCTTCTCGCACGAGAGGACCCTCTCGTCCCAAATCCCCCACTCGTCCGGAATCCACTCGTCCCAAATCTCACCCTCAGTCTACAAAACCAACCCACTTCCTTCATTTCCAACCTTCACACTCCAAAATTTTCTTTCCAAAACTTGAACTCGGGCATTTCAGTGAACTTGTTCCAGTAGCTTCCTAAGTGAGTTTGCAACTCACCAACAATTGATTTCTTCTACTTTCTTCCATTTTCTAAGTTTTCTACAAGATTCTTCACAACCTTTCACTTGGTTAAACAAATCTGCCTTGGCAATCTGAGTAGAACTCACCATAATGAGGACCAAGCTGATTAAGTGAAGTAATCTTACAAACTTTTTGTAAATAAACTTTCTGGAATTAAACTTTGCCGAATCAGAGACTCTCTGAGCTCACAAGCTAATTCATAGTTGTGGATTCAGGTTAAAGTCAGTTCCAGTCAAGAAGATGAAcagttctgtcacaccccggccgcgtataacatgcaaccgcggcggaaacgccggggagtgtcgtggacagaattaaattgtttcataaccatggcatacaagttgtattttatttatgaacaaaggtgttacattgtcttagaaagagagtacggaaatcaaaacataattaagctagttcaaacttcatttttaggctctaaggcacaggtccgccctagaatcatgatcatcgtcctatggaatagctcctgaaaacacatgtgaaagtaggtacgtcagcataaaaatgcctgtgagatacataggttttgtgaaaatgggattcatgacttgagttttaaagaatgtttaataacagtcagtcatgaaccttgtaatttgttttgctttgtaaatcatttgaaaagcgataacatcaaaggatatgtataaataagtgcaaggttaaatgaataaccaagtaaaatgagttgaataagataagtagTTTGTGAAAATATTGTCTTGTGAAggatatgttatttatgtaaaatgcaatgtgtctaaactgaaatgacttagataacgccacgatatgtaatattatacaaacatttatatataggaagtaccagcggcgtatccaccatgtttgtatcatattacatacgccccgttacttgaatcattcacccaaaccaatccaccatgtaaattgttcatgtgtaaaccaaatgtcaagtgttattgtaatccatgtcaagtgtttatgctcaagtgtaaaccaccaaatgtatatgtcaatgtcgacgtgtttatgttcaatgtaaatcatgtaatgtgaaatcccaaaatgtatggtaagcgaaaagtatcaacttaaaccatatgcacaaaacaagtcgttgaagtaaaacgtggtttaaatcagcgttatgttctgcgggaaatgcatgctcaattgataataacatttatgcggtattgtaaactatgcatacatccaagccttgagactgcggcgataaacccttaaacaaattaaaggtttatctaagttatgtatatcgaattcggtcattccttccagtcctatcaaacccaggacttcaggaatgggagttgtcaattcctatggtaccactacctactaacgaacggcgtagctaatgttaatgaatgtattgtcccatgttaaacaaaccaaatgtcataacaaaatgaaggcatgtgcccatatgctgagtaaacatatgcagcagaaatgttcatgtaaatcaatgtgtccatatgctgagtatacatatgcaacagaaatgtttatgtaaatcaatgtgtccatatgctgagtaaacatatgcaacagaaatgttcatgtaaatcaatgtgtccatatgctgagtaaacatatgcaacagaaatgtttatgtaaatcaatgtactaagtacgcacacaatgggcatacatagcataaaatgtaatgaaatcgtgtactataatgtactaacaacatagcaggcatatgatgtgaaaacatggaaagcatgaaagtagcaagtaggcacatgtgtttcaccccaaaacagtttggaaaaacagtaaaagaggggttcaatgtactcacattgactcctcgaaaacatgtaaaagatggggttcaatgtactcacctgagattgctttggagttcttgtataataaccagata
Coding sequences:
- the LOC110929372 gene encoding cell division cycle-associated 7-like protein translates to MVSKTIRRDKKGGIEQDKEGGVAEYEQSREERIKQNLQRMQTLGILELSRKLKPPPKPKTDRPPKPKPLSGSPRRSSRIKVLPTVSYVEKRDPKEKVVKNVVIVIKEGSKPEVYTEEHEKLLGDHKETWKLAVDGYDDEGNRIYDAFEGKSCHQCRQKTVGQRTKCRKCTSVQGQFCGDCLFMRYGENVLEANANPDWVCPVCRDICNCSRCRRVKGWEPTGNLYRKALHLGYKSVAHYLIHTRGPNGKQEDIDNEGEQLDEKDDNMDEDAKHTKHPESDQHLKGGDVDDDSDYEADPHGGDDDEGDDDADDDDEELSSEDD